From Nerophis lumbriciformis linkage group LG11, RoL_Nlum_v2.1, whole genome shotgun sequence, one genomic window encodes:
- the LOC133610833 gene encoding archaemetzincin-2 yields MMDLCPEDSWNFVFGDASLNKGHAGMLKNKPKQGDDSTFDGHHTPPIHSSLLLRSCKTMTHEIRHMFGIKHYQWLSCVMQCSNHLEESDRRPLDLICLRKLQTL; encoded by the exons ATGATGGACCTCTGCCCTGAAGACTCCTGGAATTTTGTCTTTGGAGACGCCTCTCTTAATAAGG GTCATGCAGGAATGTTGAAGAACAAACCAAAGCAGGGGGACGACTCTACCTTTGATGGACATCACACTCCTCCCATCCACAGCAGTCTCTTGCTCCGATCCTGCAAG ACGATGACGCATGAGATCAGGCATATGTTTGGAATAAAGCATTACCAGTGGCTCAGCTGTGTCATGCAGTGCTCCAACCACCTGGAAGAGTCAGACCGTCGGCCCCTGGACCTCATCTGCCTACGCAAGCTTCAG ACCTTATAG